One Amycolatopsis sp. NBC_00355 genomic window carries:
- a CDS encoding SchA/CurD-like domain-containing protein codes for MPYAAITYRVKPGFEDEIADVFARFKRVDTPDFRGADGDAAGRLLGTAVFVKDDIVVRFIHFEGDFAAVGKHMAAQSGVHTVEHELAPYLAEQRETDSAAGFAEYFRNATMRCVSQLSVATHPAGS; via the coding sequence ATGCCGTACGCGGCCATCACCTACCGGGTCAAGCCCGGGTTCGAGGACGAGATCGCCGACGTCTTCGCGCGGTTCAAGCGGGTCGACACCCCGGACTTCCGCGGTGCCGACGGCGACGCGGCGGGCCGGCTGCTCGGCACGGCCGTGTTCGTCAAGGACGACATCGTCGTGCGGTTCATCCACTTCGAAGGCGACTTCGCGGCCGTCGGCAAGCACATGGCGGCCCAGAGCGGGGTGCACACGGTCGAGCACGAGCTCGCGCCGTACCTCGCCGAGCAGCGCGAGACCGACAGTGCGGCCGGGTTCGCCGAGTACTTCCGCAACGCGACCATGCGCTGCGTCTCCCAGCTGTCCGTGGCGACCCACCCGGCGGGGAGCTGA